One stretch of Mycobacterium riyadhense DNA includes these proteins:
- a CDS encoding PPE domain-containing protein, whose protein sequence is MDFPVLAPEVNSARMYLGAGSAPMVMAAAAWEGLAAELGSSAASFGSVISGLTASSWQGAASAAMADAATSYLGWLRTAAVDAERAAGQARVVAAAFEAAQAATVHPAIVAANRTQLWALVASNMLGQNAPAIAAAEAQYEQMWAQDVAAMVGYHGEASAVASALTPIAHGLQNLAMLPGQVAAVMAAPNSPAASSAVAEAAVISPLSATGFNLGFANVGVRNVGSANIGSANIGSGNIGSLNVGSGNIGSVNIGFGNSGPAPTGGIHNIGFGNTGSNNIGFGNTGSNNIGFGNTGTGNIGIGLSGNNQVGFGALNTGSGNMGLFNSGTNNIGIGNSGTGNFGIGNSGSGYNTGIGNSGDTNTGFFNSGTANTGIANSGSYNTGNYNSGNTNTGGFNRGSYNTGYLNTGNYNTGLLNSGNVNTGVFISGNFSNGFLWRGDYEGLIFGSPGFGNSTTIPSSGFFNSGDGSASGMLNSGANNSGFFNSSLGSIGNSGFLNTGVLQSGFLNTGNTISGFINESLVDVNMAAYISGVFNTGSNMSGFFGGPSSFNVGFANKGIHNVGNANIGDTNLGSGNIGSSNIGSGNYGSSNVGSGNSGSTNFGGGNSGSYNLGFGNLGNHNFGPGNLGDHNIGFGNLGNDNLGFGNAGSYNTGFANTGNGNIGLGNTGTGNIGIGLTGNGRFGFGALNSGTDNIGLFNSGTGNIGLFNSGTGNIGIGNSGTGNWGIANPGTGNTGIDNVGSYNTGFYNSGAANTGFANTGSYNTGSYNVGSTNTGNYNTGNYNTGNTNPGNYNTGIANPGNVDTGAFITGNYSNGFLQSGDNKGQFGIDLAINIPNVPIDEQILFPINETMVVGGNALMFEGGTYSVSGDFYLGPFTVSSSALSLPTVVLAIGGASTSIGITIKGSFEGGTIQILDIPAAPGFGNSTSGPSSGFFNTGSGSSSGLFNSGTNNSGLQNWGSSGSSGYKNFGALMSGAANFGNTISGFYNTSTASEVLATAAQVSGVANVGTNLAGLLREGASGTVFNLGLADSGQFNLGSANIGDFNFGSANIGSANIGSANIGSVNFGGANIGSVNIGFANSGPELTAGIHNIGFGNTGIGNIGLGNTGENNIGLGNTGIGNIGIGLSGNNQVGFGSLNSGSGNIGLFNSGANNIGIGNSGTGNFGFANSGSLNTGIANTGSTNTGLFNSGLANTGLFNTGSYNTGSYNPGNTNTGSYNPGNTNTGYFNTGNTNTGLANSGNIGTGAFITGNYNNGFLWRSDNSGQIGANYTIHIPEFPANVTVNIPINIPLTASFTNTVYSGISASETPFGYTPLSITGTISPLTIPRITISGPAVQVNVGNPNGSTAINIPITASIGPADLTFFNIPASTGFFNSTSSPSSGFLNNGAGTASGFRNFGANNSGLLNYSFGGLGNSGMQNYGSLQSGLGNLGNTISGVYNTSRLDLATAANVSGVANIGSNMAGLFRDSIAHTTTFNFGLANDGKLNLGFGNMGDYDAGLGNIGNGNIGSANIGSFNVSSGNHGVNNFGAGNLGDYNIGPGNFGNHNVGFGNAGSNNIGFANTGSNNIGFANTGSNNIGFGFTGSGQVGFGALNSGSGNSGLFNSGTNNTGLFNSGSGNVGIGNSGTDSWGIGNTGNINTGFFNAGNVNTGFFNSGNVNTGIGNAGDYNSGSFNTGSFNTAGFNPGDYNTGYLNTGSYNTGVINSGNVNTGAFNAGSYNNGFLWRGDYQGLIGAEFEITIPDTAIPVNLDVPIYLSIPITATTGTITMQSFTIPSVTITVDWILGIGVKGITNSLTIPNISLSLPVIATNIGTPADAPGPLIDITGIGSLLPIKIPVVDIPAAPGFGNSTSGPSSGFFNTGSGSSSGFLNSGANASGLLNTLASGASGISGYNNFGALMSGAANFGNTISGFYNTSTASDVLATAAQVSGVANVGTNLAGLLREGASGTVFNLGLADSGQFNLGSANIGDFNFGSANIGSANIGSANIGSVNFGGANIGSVNIGFANSGPELTAGIHNIGFGNTGIGNIGLGNTGENNIGLGNTGIGNIGIGLSGNNQVGFGSLNSGSGNIGLFNSGANNIGIGNSGTGNFGFANSGSLNTGIANTGSTNTGLFNSGLANTGLFNTGSYNTGSYNPGNTNTGSYNPGNTNTGYFNTGNTNTGLANSGNVNTGAFITGNYNNGFFWTSDYQGLIGFEYTLNIPEFPLLNFDVSIPLNIPINLNLGSISLKSFTIPEITLDVSGTLTGSATLSSITIPTITGTLPTVSANIGGPSTAIDISVRSGAGPISVHIIDIPAAPGFGNSTSGPSSGFFNTGSGSSSGLFNSGTNNSGLQNWGSSGSSGYKNFGALMSGAANFGNTISGFYNTSTASEVLATAAQVSGVANVGTNLAGLLREGASGTVFNLGLADSGQFNLGSANIGDFNFGSANIGSANIGSANIGSVNFGGANIGSVNIGFANSGPELTAGIHNIGFGNTGIGNIGLGNTGENNIGLGNTGIGNIGIGLSGNNQVGFGSLNSGSGNIGLFNSGANNIGIANSGTGNFGFANSGSLNTGIANTGSTNTGLFNSGLANTGLFNTGSYNTGSYNPGNTNTGSYNPGNTNTGYFNTGNTNTGLANSGNIGTGAFITGNYNNGFLWRSDNSGQIGANYTITADKIPAYFGVEIPINIPITATITDFSISAINIPKINLNGSARIFDISGPIILTASVGPIGITPITIDFGTQPAVNINIGNPDGSTVIGIGGTANVGPLSIPIINIPATTGFFNSTTSPSSGFFNTGTGGVSGLGNVGANNSGFLNFSLGRLGNSGVQNYGSLQSGFANLGNTISGIYNTSTADLMTGANVSGMANIGANLAGAFRSTATGTTFNFGLANDGFLNVGSANIGSYNIGNANIGGHNLGNANMGDYNVGSANIGSYNLGNGNVGSGNIGFGNSGPSLTTAIRNIGFGNTGSNNIGFGNTGDGNIGFGNTGNGNIGIGLSGNNQVGFGSLNSGSGNIGLFNSGTNNIGIGNSGTGNWGIGNSGSLNTGIGNTGNINTGLFNTGAVNTGIAIAGNYNTGFYNSGNTNTGSFNAGNYNTGSLNLGNYNTGYFNSGNSNTGIGNSGDVNTGAFIAGNYNNGLFWRGDYQGLIGFSFTFTIPEFPWQYDLNALLRVPITGTVNAITLDMFAISKIDIPVKVTTGDFHIVVLDETFSFGPYIFGSSTLLPDTPLDYVISQDFDSQGGGTSGPFTFGFEYQQRPGFFNSTTTPSSGFFNSGAGNASGFFNSGTGALSGLGNIFANTSGLFNAGGLGNSGYLNYGALDSGVANFGNSISGVYNTGTAAFVNSFVSGFANIGTDLSGIFNGWTWP, encoded by the coding sequence ATGGATTTCCCAGTGTTGGCGCCCGAGGTCAATTCCGCGCGGATGTACCTCGGAGCGGGCTCTGCGCCAATGGTGATGGCGGCAGCGGCCTGGGAGGGGCTGGCCGCCGAGTTGGGCTCGTCGGCCGCATCGTTCGGCTCCGTGATTTCAGGGCTGACGGCTTCCTCATGGCAAGGCGCGGCATCGGCTGCGATGGCTGACGCCGCCACGTCTTATCTGGGATGGCTGCGCACGGCGGCGGTGGATGCCGAGCGGGCAGCCGGGCAAGCCCGCGTGGTGGCGGCCGCGTTCGAGGCTGCGCAGGCCGCGACCGTGCACCCGGCAATCGTCGCGGCCAACCGCACGCAGCTATGGGCACTGGTGGCTTCGAACATGCTGGGACAAAACGCCCCCGCGATCGCCGCCGCCGAAGCCCAGTATGAGCAGATGTGGGCACAGGATGTGGCCGCGATGGTCGGCTATCATGGCGAGGCTTCCGCGGTTGCATCGGCGTTGACGCCGATTGCCCATGGGCTGCAGAACTTGGCGATGCTGCCGGGCCAGGTCGCTGCGGTCATGGCCGCACCCAACTCGCCCGCGGCCAGCTCAGCTGTAGCCGAGGCCGCAGTCATTAGCCCCTTGAGCGCTACGGGCTTCAACTTGGGCTTTGCAAACGTCGGCGTCCGCAATGTCGGTAGCGCAAACATCGGCAGTGCCAACATCGGCAGCGGAAACATCGGCAGCTTAAACGTTGGATCCGGAAACATCGGCAGCGTCAACATCGGGTTCGGCAATAGTGGCCCCGCGCCCACGGGGGGTATCCACAACATCGGCTTCGGCAACACCGGCAGCAACAACATTGGCTTCGGCAACACCGGCAGCAACAACATTGGCTTCGGCAACACCGGCACCGGCAACATCGGTATCGGGCTCAGCGGCAACAACCAGGTAGGTTTTGGCGCTCTTAACACAGGCTCCGGCAACATGGGCCTGTTCAACTCGGGCACCAACAACATCGGCATTGGCAACTCCGGCACCGGTAACTTCGGCATCGGAAACTCAGGCAGCGGCTACAACACGGGTATCGGCAATTCGGGCGACACCAACACGGGATTCTTTAACTCCGGTACAGCCAACACGGGCATCGCCAACTCGGGCAGCTACAACACCGGCAACTACAACTCGGGCAACACCAACACCGGCGGCTTCAACCGCGGCAGCTACAACACGGGCTACCTGAACACGGGTAACTACAACACCGGGCTCTTAAACTCGGGCAACGTTAACACCGGCGTTTTCATTTCCGGTAATTTTAGTAACGGTTTTCTGTGGAGGGGCGATTACGAAGGGCTGATTTTCGGTTCCCCGGGCTTCGGAAATTCCACCACCATCCCGTCCTCGGGTTTTTTCAACAGCGGTGACGGCAGCGCTTCGGGTATGCTGAACTCTGGTGCTAACAATTCGGGCTTCTTCAACTCTTCACTAGGGAGCATCGGAAACTCCGGTTTTCTCAACACCGGTGTTCTGCAGTCAGGTTTTCTGAACACGGGAAATACGATCTCAGGCTTTATCAATGAGAGCTTGGTGGACGTTAACATGGCGGCTTATATCTCGGGTGTCTTCAACACTGGAAGCAATATGTCGGGATTTTTTGGCGGTCCGTCGTCCTTTAACGTTGGCTTTGCAAATAAGGGCATCCATAACGTGGGCAACGCAAACATCGGCGACACAAACCTGGGCAGCGGAAATATCGGCAGTTCGAACATCGGTAGCGGAAACTACGGAAGCTCAAACGTCGGCAGCGGAAACTCCGGTAGCACAAACTTTGGCGGCGGAAACAGTGGCAGCTACAATCTCGGTTTTGGGAATCTTGGCAACCACAATTTTGGACCCGGGAACTTAGGTGACCACAACATCGGTTTTGGAAACCTCGGCAACGACAACCTTGGCTTCGGTAACGCAGGAAGCTACAACACGGGATTCGCCAACACGGGTAACGGGAACATTGGCCTTGGCAACACAGGCACGGGCAACATTGGCATCGGGCTAACGGGCAACGGGCGGTTCGGCTTCGGCGCCTTGAACTCCGGGACTGACAACATCGGCTTGTTCAACTCGGGCACCGGAAACATTGGCTTGTTTAACTCGGGCACCGGAAACATCGGCATCGGGAACTCGGGCACCGGCAACTGGGGCATTGCGAACCCGGGCACCGGTAACACCGGCATCGATAACGTCGGCAGCTACAACACCGGCTTCTATAATTCCGGCGCCGCCAACACCGGATTCGCCAACACGGGTAGCTACAACACCGGCAGCTACAACGTGGGCAGCACCAATACGGGCAACTACAACACCGGCAACTACAACACGGGCAATACCAACCCGGGCAACTACAACACAGGTATCGCGAACCCAGGCAACGTTGACACCGGCGCTTTCATTACGGGCAACTACAGTAACGGATTTTTGCAATCGGGTGACAACAAGGGACAGTTCGGCATCGATCTCGCGATCAATATTCCCAATGTTCCCATAGATGAACAAATACTCTTTCCGATCAACGAGACAATGGTCGTCGGAGGCAACGCCCTCATGTTCGAGGGCGGAACCTACTCCGTGAGCGGAGATTTCTATCTGGGCCCCTTCACCGTCTCAAGTTCGGCACTCAGCCTACCCACGGTGGTGCTCGCGATCGGCGGAGCAAGCACCAGCATAGGCATCACCATCAAAGGCTCTTTTGAAGGCGGCACCATTCAGATTCTGGATATTCCTGCGGCTCCGGGTTTCGGGAATTCGACGAGTGGTCCGTCGTCGGGATTTTTCAATACGGGTTCGGGGAGCTCTTCGGGTTTGTTCAACTCTGGCACCAATAATTCGGGCCTGCAGAACTGGGGAAGCAGCGGGAGTTCGGGCTATAAGAACTTCGGCGCGCTGATGTCGGGTGCGGCTAATTTCGGCAACACCATCTCGGGTTTCTACAACACCAGCACGGCTTCCGAGGTCCTGGCGACGGCGGCCCAGGTCTCCGGTGTCGCCAACGTGGGCACCAACCTCGCGGGCCTGCTGCGCGAGGGCGCGAGCGGCACGGTGTTCAATCTGGGCCTCGCCGATAGCGGACAGTTCAACCTGGGCAGCGCCAACATCGGCGACTTCAACTTCGGCAGCGCCAACATCGGCAGCGCCAACATCGGCAGCGCCAACATCGGCAGCGTCAACTTCGGCGGCGCCAACATCGGCAGCGTCAATATCGGGTTCGCCAACAGCGGCCCCGAGTTGACGGCCGGTATCCACAACATCGGGTTCGGCAACACCGGCATCGGCAACATCGGTTTGGGCAATACCGGCGAGAACAACATCGGCTTGGGCAACACCGGCATCGGCAACATCGGCATCGGGCTCAGCGGCAACAACCAGGTAGGTTTCGGCTCCCTGAACTCCGGCAGCGGCAATATCGGCCTGTTCAACTCGGGCGCCAACAACATCGGTATCGGCAACTCCGGCACCGGGAATTTCGGCTTCGCCAATTCCGGCAGCCTCAACACCGGCATCGCCAACACCGGCAGCACCAACACCGGCCTGTTCAACAGCGGCCTGGCCAACACCGGCTTGTTCAACACCGGCAGCTACAACACCGGCAGCTACAACCCCGGCAACACCAACACCGGCAGCTACAACCCCGGCAACACCAACACCGGCTACTTCAACACCGGCAACACCAACACCGGCCTGGCCAACTCCGGCAACATCGGCACCGGCGCCTTCATCACCGGCAACTACAACAACGGCTTCCTGTGGCGCAGCGACAACTCCGGCCAAATCGGAGCCAACTACACGATCCATATTCCCGAATTCCCCGCGAATGTCACCGTGAACATTCCCATCAACATCCCCCTCACGGCTAGCTTCACGAACACCGTCTATAGCGGCATTAGCGCTTCTGAGACCCCGTTCGGTTACACTCCCCTCTCAATTACCGGCACAATCAGCCCCTTAACCATCCCACGCATCACGATTTCTGGTCCCGCAGTGCAGGTTAACGTGGGTAACCCTAACGGCTCGACTGCGATAAATATCCCCATTACCGCAAGTATCGGTCCCGCCGATCTGACGTTCTTTAACATCCCTGCCTCAACAGGTTTCTTCAACTCCACCAGCAGCCCGTCGTCCGGCTTTCTGAACAACGGCGCCGGCACCGCATCGGGTTTCAGGAACTTCGGCGCCAACAATTCGGGTTTGTTAAATTACTCTTTTGGCGGACTCGGAAACTCGGGCATGCAGAACTATGGCTCGCTGCAATCGGGCTTGGGGAACCTAGGCAACACGATCTCGGGCGTGTACAACACAAGCCGGCTCGACCTGGCCACAGCGGCCAATGTCTCGGGTGTCGCAAACATCGGCAGCAATATGGCGGGCTTGTTCCGCGACAGCATAGCACACACGACCACCTTCAACTTTGGCTTAGCAAACGATGGCAAGTTGAATCTGGGATTCGGAAACATGGGTGACTATGACGCCGGCCTCGGAAACATCGGCAACGGAAACATCGGCAGTGCAAACATCGGCAGCTTCAATGTCAGCTCCGGTAACCACGGTGTAAACAACTTTGGCGCTGGGAACTTGGGGGACTACAACATCGGCCCCGGAAACTTCGGCAACCATAACGTAGGCTTTGGGAACGCCGGCAGCAACAATATCGGCTTTGCGAACACCGGCAGCAACAATATCGGCTTTGCGAACACTGGCAGCAACAATATCGGCTTTGGTTTCACGGGCAGCGGGCAGGTCGGATTCGGCGCGCTGAATTCGGGCAGCGGTAACAGCGGTCTCTTTAACTCCGGCACCAACAACACCGGCTTGTTCAATTCGGGCTCCGGAAACGTCGGCATCGGGAACTCGGGCACCGACAGCTGGGGTATCGGCAATACCGGAAATATCAATACCGGATTCTTCAACGCGGGCAACGTCAATACGGGTTTCTTTAACTCCGGCAACGTGAACACCGGCATCGGCAACGCCGGCGACTACAACTCGGGAAGCTTCAACACGGGCAGCTTCAACACGGCGGGATTCAACCCGGGTGACTACAACACGGGTTACTTAAACACGGGTAGCTACAATACCGGGGTCATAAATTCGGGCAATGTTAACACCGGGGCTTTCAACGCCGGCAGCTACAACAACGGATTTTTGTGGAGGGGCGATTACCAGGGCTTGATTGGCGCCGAATTCGAGATCACTATTCCCGACACCGCGATCCCTGTGAACCTCGACGTGCCTATCTACCTCTCCATACCGATCACCGCAACAACTGGAACCATCACCATGCAGAGCTTCACCATTCCATCGGTGACCATTACCGTCGATTGGATCCTCGGCATAGGCGTGAAAGGCATCACGAACTCACTCACAATCCCGAACATCTCGCTTAGCCTTCCAGTGATAGCCACTAACATCGGGACCCCCGCTGATGCCCCCGGACCTCTGATAGATATCACTGGTATCGGTAGCCTCCTTCCCATCAAGATCCCTGTGGTAGATATTCCTGCGGCTCCGGGTTTCGGGAATTCGACGAGTGGCCCGTCGTCGGGATTTTTCAACACGGGTTCGGGGAGTTCCTCGGGCTTCCTCAACTCCGGCGCCAATGCCTCCGGCCTTCTCAACACCCTTGCCTCGGGAGCGTCAGGAATCTCGGGTTACAACAACTTCGGCGCGCTGATGTCGGGTGCGGCTAATTTCGGCAACACCATCTCGGGTTTCTACAACACCAGCACGGCTTCCGACGTCCTGGCGACGGCGGCCCAGGTCTCCGGTGTCGCCAACGTGGGCACCAACCTCGCGGGCCTGCTGCGCGAGGGCGCGAGCGGCACGGTGTTCAATCTGGGCCTCGCCGATAGCGGACAGTTCAACCTGGGCAGCGCCAACATCGGCGACTTCAACTTCGGCAGCGCCAACATCGGCAGCGCCAACATCGGCAGCGCCAACATCGGCAGCGTCAACTTCGGCGGCGCCAACATCGGCAGCGTCAATATCGGGTTCGCCAACAGCGGCCCCGAGTTGACGGCCGGTATCCACAACATCGGGTTCGGCAACACCGGCATCGGCAACATCGGTTTGGGCAATACCGGCGAGAACAACATCGGCTTGGGCAACACCGGCATCGGCAATATCGGCATCGGGCTCAGCGGCAACAACCAGGTAGGTTTCGGCTCCCTGAACTCCGGCAGCGGCAATATCGGCCTGTTCAACTCGGGCGCCAACAACATCGGTATCGGCAACTCCGGCACCGGGAATTTCGGCTTCGCCAATTCCGGCAGCCTCAACACCGGCATCGCCAACACCGGCAGCACCAACACCGGCCTGTTCAACAGCGGCCTGGCCAACACCGGCTTGTTCAACACCGGCAGCTACAACACCGGCAGCTACAACCCCGGCAACACCAACACCGGCAGCTACAACCCCGGCAACACCAACACCGGCTACTTCAACACCGGCAACACCAACACCGGCCTGGCCAACTCAGGCAACGTCAACACCGGCGCCTTCATCACCGGCAACTACAACAACGGCTTTTTCTGGACGAGCGACTATCAGGGTCTGATTGGCTTCGAATACACACTTAATATTCCGGAATTTCCGTTGTTGAACTTCGACGTAAGCATTCCCCTCAACATCCCCATCAACCTCAATCTCGGGAGCATCAGCCTTAAAAGTTTCACCATCCCTGAAATCACCCTCGACGTTTCAGGAACGTTAACGGGAAGCGCCACCCTCAGCTCCATCACCATCCCGACCATTACCGGTACCCTACCTACAGTAAGTGCCAACATCGGCGGCCCTTCAACGGCGATAGATATTTCGGTCAGAAGCGGCGCCGGGCCCATCAGCGTCCATATCATCGATATTCCTGCGGCTCCGGGGTTCGGGAATTCGACGAGTGGTCCGTCGTCGGGATTTTTCAATACGGGTTCGGGGAGCTCTTCGGGTTTGTTCAACTCTGGCACCAATAATTCGGGCCTGCAGAACTGGGGAAGCAGCGGGAGTTCGGGCTATAAGAACTTCGGCGCGCTGATGTCGGGTGCGGCTAATTTCGGCAACACCATCTCGGGTTTCTACAACACCAGCACGGCTTCCGAGGTCCTGGCGACGGCGGCCCAGGTCTCCGGTGTCGCCAACGTGGGCACCAACCTCGCGGGCCTGCTGCGCGAGGGCGCGAGCGGCACGGTGTTCAATCTGGGCCTCGCCGATAGCGGACAGTTCAACCTGGGCAGCGCCAACATCGGCGACTTCAACTTCGGCAGCGCCAACATCGGCAGCGCCAACATCGGCAGCGCCAACATCGGCAGCGTCAACTTCGGCGGCGCCAACATCGGCAGCGTCAATATCGGGTTCGCCAACAGCGGCCCCGAGTTGACGGCCGGTATCCACAACATCGGGTTCGGCAACACCGGCATCGGCAACATCGGTTTGGGCAATACCGGCGAGAACAACATCGGCTTGGGCAACACCGGCATCGGCAACATCGGCATCGGGCTCAGCGGCAACAACCAGGTAGGTTTCGGCTCCCTGAACTCCGGCAGCGGCAATATCGGCCTGTTCAACTCGGGCGCCAACAACATCGGTATCGCCAACTCCGGCACCGGGAATTTCGGCTTCGCCAATTCCGGCAGCCTCAACACCGGCATCGCCAACACCGGCAGCACCAACACCGGCCTGTTCAACAGCGGCCTGGCCAACACCGGCTTGTTCAACACCGGCAGCTACAACACCGGCAGCTACAACCCCGGCAACACCAACACCGGCAGCTACAACCCCGGCAACACCAACACCGGCTACTTCAACACCGGCAACACCAACACCGGCCTGGCCAACTCCGGCAACATCGGCACCGGCGCCTTCATCACCGGCAACTACAACAACGGCTTCCTGTGGCGCAGCGACAACTCCGGCCAAATCGGAGCCAACTACACGATCACTGCGGATAAAATCCCCGCATATTTCGGCGTTGAGATCCCCATCAATATCCCTATCACTGCCACCATCACCGATTTTTCGATCTCCGCCATCAACATTCCTAAAATCAACCTCAATGGGTCGGCAAGAATCTTCGATATCAGCGGACCCATCATCCTGACGGCCTCCGTTGGTCCCATCGGTATCACGCCCATCACCATTGACTTTGGCACGCAACCTGCCGTGAACATCAACATCGGCAACCCCGACGGTTCAACCGTGATAGGTATCGGCGGCACCGCCAACGTTGGTCCTCTCAGCATCCCGATCATCAACATACCGGCAACAACGGGCTTCTTTAACTCCACTACCAGCCCTTCGTCGGGCTTCTTTAATACCGGCACCGGTGGCGTATCGGGCCTTGGAAACGTTGGCGCCAACAATTCGGGCTTCTTGAACTTCTCTTTGGGACGCCTCGGAAACTCGGGCGTGCAAAACTATGGTTCGCTGCAATCTGGCTTCGCGAACCTGGGCAACACGATCTCGGGCATTTACAACACAAGCACGGCGGATCTGATGACGGGGGCCAATGTCTCCGGCATGGCAAATATCGGCGCAAACCTGGCTGGCGCATTCCGCTCCACTGCAACCGGGACAACTTTCAACTTCGGGTTGGCCAACGACGGATTCCTTAACGTGGGCAGCGCAAACATCGGCAGCTACAACATTGGTAACGCAAACATCGGCGGTCACAACCTCGGGAACGCGAACATGGGGGACTACAACGTGGGCAGCGCAAACATTGGCAGCTACAATCTCGGTAACGGAAATGTCGGCAGCGGAAACATCGGGTTCGGAAACTCGGGTCCGTCGTTGACAACGGCCATTCGCAACATTGGATTCGGTAACACCGGTAGCAACAACATTGGCTTCGGAAATACCGGCGATGGCAACATCGGATTCGGAAACACAGGAAACGGAAACATCGGCATCGGGCTCAGCGGCAACAACCAGGTAGGTTTCGGCTCCCTGAACTCGGGCAGCGGCAACATCGGCTTATTCAACTCGGGCACCAACAACATTGGCATCGGCAACTCGGGCACTGGAAACTGGGGCATCGGAAACTCCGGCAGCCTCAACACCGGCATCGGCAATACCGGCAACATCAACACCGGCTTGTTCAACACCGGTGCGGTCAACACCGGCATCGCCATCGCGGGTAATTACAACACAGGTTTTTACAACTCGGGCAACACCAACACAGGCAGCTTTAATGCAGGAAACTACAACACTGGCAGTCTCAACTTGGGCAACTACAACACAGGCTACTTCAACTCCGGAAACTCCAACACAGGAATTGGAAATTCTGGTGACGTTAACACAGGCGCCTTCATTGCGGGCAACTATAATAACGGCCTATTCTGGAGAGGCGACTATCAAGGCTTAATCGGCTTCTCCTTCACATTCACCATTCCCGAATTTCCCTGGCAATACGACTTGAATGCGCTACTACGCGTACCGATCACAGGTACGGTCAACGCCATTACTCTGGATATGTTCGCCATTTCTAAAATTGACATACCAGTTAAAGTGACGACTGGCGACTTTCACATCGTTGTACTCGATGAGACCTTTAGCTTTGGTCCCTACATCTTCGGTTCGAGCACTCTTCTGCCCGATACCCCTCTAGACTATGTCATTTCCCAAGACTTTGATTCCCAGGGCGGCGGCACCTCGGGCCCCTTTACCTTCGGCTTCGAATATCAGCAGCGCCCCGGATTCTTCAACTCAACCACCACCCCGTCGTCCGGCTTCTTCAACTCCGGCGCCGGCAACGCATCGGGCTTCTTCAACTCTGGTACCGGCGCTCTATCGGGGCTCGGAAACATCTTCGCCAACACTTCGGGCCTCTTCAACGCCGGGGGGCTAGGAAATTCCGGCTACCTAAACTACGGCGCATTGGACTCCGGCGTCGCCAACTTCGGCAATTCCATCTCGGGCGTCTACAACACAGGCACAGCGGCCTTTGTGAATTCCTTTGTCTCGGGCTTCGCCAACATCGGTACCGACCTTTCGGGCATTTTCAATGGCTGGACTTGGCCGTAA